The following coding sequences are from one Salvia hispanica cultivar TCC Black 2014 chromosome 3, UniMelb_Shisp_WGS_1.0, whole genome shotgun sequence window:
- the LOC125215038 gene encoding 6,7,8-trihydroxycoumarin synthase-like — MKIVVCIIIILFVVIRKLMRMKKRKKNAVAAGPAGVPLLGNLLQFDNAKPLVYLQDLSHKYGGVAYLRHGSTPILVVSSGKVAKQILKSQDSRPPVLAQQKLSYNGVDMAFSPYNPHWRETRRMCTLHLFSPKQILSFRPVREAQVSRVISKLHARLNHPANLSDMAMSLASNTICGVAFGKTYDDDEYEKKKLDKLVLEAQALMVSFYVSDHFKVFGFLDKLSGLSSRVETNFQELDSFYQQLIDDHLNPIPSSSSSGDPDIIDLMLKLKGEKPDSITWDQIKALLMNLFVAGTDTVAAAIVWTMTALMLRPDIMRKTQEHIREAVGRKDDGIMITEDELMKLPYLKAVVMEGLRLYPPAPLLYRTVEESHLVEGLQVEVGTKFIINGWAIARDPAIWEDPEEFVPERFLNVSDSDWEFKMLPFGGGKRRCPGMNMGMMSIHLALANLLYSFDWAGPPSAPPIDTDALPGLTMHKKNPLILVPTLPLS, encoded by the coding sequence ATGAAGATAGTTGTGTGCATAATCATAATCTTATTCGTAGTTATTCGGAAATTGATGAggatgaagaagaggaagaagaacgCTGTAGCAGCAGGACCTGCAGGGGTCCCGCTGCTAGGCAACTTGCTCCAATTCGACAACGCGAAACCCCTCGTCTACCTTCAAGACCTCTCCCACAAGTACGGCGGCGTAGCCTACTTGAGACACGGGTCGACCCCAATCCTCGTGGTCTCATCAGGAAAAGTTGCAAAACAGATCCTGAAGAGCCAGGACAGCCGGCCGCCTGTCCTGGCTCAGCAAAAGCTGTCTTACAACGGGGTGGACATGGCGTTCTCCCCGTACAACCCTCACTGGAGGGAGACGCGGAGAATGTGCACCCTCCATCTGTTCTCCCCCAAACAGATCCTCAGCTTCCGCCCTGTCCGCGAGGCTCAGGTGTCTCGCGTCATCTCCAAACTGCACGCTCGACTCAATCATCCGGCCAATCTGAGCGACATGGCGATGTCCCTGGCCAGCAACACCATCTGCGGCGTTGCTTTTGGGAAAACCTACGACGATGACGAGTACGAGAAGAAGAAACTCGACAAGCTCGTGCTCGAGGCTCAGGCGTTGATGGTCTCGTTCTACGTCTCCGATCACTTCAAGGTGTTCGGCTTTCTCGACAAGCTCTCCGGCTTGTCGAGCCGGGTCGAAACCAATTTCCAGGAGCTGGATTCATTCTACCAGCAGCTCATCGATGATCATCTCAACCCCATTCcatcgtcttcttcttcaggTGATCCGGATATTATTGATCTCATGCTAAAATTAAAAGGAGAGAAGCCGGATTCGATCACGTGGGACCAGATCAAGGCGCTGCTGATGAACCTGTTTGTGGCTGGGACGGACACGGTGGCGGCCGCGATTGTGTGGACGATGACAGCTCTGATGCTGAGGCCCGACATCATGAGGAAGACGCAGGAGCATATAAGGGAGGCCGTGGGGAGAAAAGATGATGGAATAATGATTACAGAAGACGAGCTGATGAAGCTGCCGTATCTGAAGGCGGTGGTGATGGAGGGGCTGAGGCTGTACCCGCCGGCGCCGCTGCTGTACCGGACGGTGGAGGAGTCTCATCTTGTGGAAGGGTTGCAAGTTGAAGTTGGGACTAAATTCATTATTAATGGCTGGGCTATTGCTAGGGACCCCGCGATCTGGGAGGATCCCGAGGAGTTCGTGCCTGAGAGGTTCTTGAATGTGTCTGACTCCGACTGGGAGTTCAAGATGCTCCCGTTTGGAGGCGGGAAGAGGAGGTGCCCCGGGATGAATATGGGGATGATGTCGATACACCTCGCCTTGGCCAATCTTCTCTACTCGTTTGATTGGGCGGGGCCGCCCTCGGCCCCGCCTATCGACACTGATGCCTTGCCCGGGCTCACTATGCATAAGAAGAATCCGCTTATTTTGGTCCCAACACTACCATTATCCTAG
- the LOC125213927 gene encoding fimbrin-5-like, with the protein MSSFVGVVVSDPWLQSQFTQVELRGLKSKFVSARNQAGKVILADLPPVLAKLKAVTELLTEDEIKNILKESSPDLDEEVDFESFLRHYLNLQAQASDKVGGHKPQSSFLKATTTTTLHHIISESEKASYVNHINTYLGEDPFLKDYLPLDPSSDDIFELAKDGVLLCKLINVAVPNTIDERAINTKKVLNPWERNENHTLCLNSAKAIGCTVVNIGTQDLIEARPHLVVGLMCQIIKIQLLSDLDIKKTPQLVELMEDSTDVEELMGLAPEKVLLKWMNFHLKRAGFEKEVTNFSSDLKDGEAYAHLLNALAPELGTNSTLETTDPTERAKLIIEQAEKLDCKRYVTPKDIVEGSANLNLAFVAQIFQHRNGLSESVDQSKVPMAEMEEDDAQTSREERCFRLWINSLGIETHVNNVFDNVRGGCVLLEVLEKASPGSVNWKQVPKPPLNSFKKLENCNQAVSVGKDLNFSLVNIAGNDILQGNKKLIISFLWQLMRFTMIQLLKNLRQHSQGKEIGDADILNWANEKVKKSGRSSQMESFKDKNLATGRFFLELLSSVEPRVVNWALVTKGTTDEDKKSNATYIISVARKLGCSIFLLPEDIIEVNQKMMLTLTASIMYWSLQKKVGDTEPPSPSQRSEPPSPSPQSEPPSPSLHNNQPPPSPRGDDV; encoded by the exons ATGTCCAGTTTTGTGGGTGTAGTCGTCTCCGATCCTTGGCTTCAGAGCCAATTCACTCAAGTCGAGCTGCGAGGCCTTAAATCTAAG TTTGTCTCGGCACGTAACCAAGCTGGGAAGGTTATATTGGCAGATTTGCCTCCTGTATTGGCGAAACTGAAGGCGGTTACTGAATTGTTAACAGAGGATGAGATCAAGAACATCTTAAAGGAGTCATCTCCTGATTTGGATGAAGAAGTTGATTTTGAATCATTCCTTAGG CATTATTTGAACCTGCAAGCTCAGGCCTCAGATAAAGTGGGTGGTCATAAACCTCAGTCGTCCTTTCTCAAAGCGACTACAACTACTACACTGCACCatataattagtgaatccgaGAAGGCTTCCTATGTCAACCACATCAACACCTATCTTGGAGAAGATCCATTCTTGAAGGATTATCTCCCCTTAGATCCATCTAGTGATGATATCTTTGAATTGGCAAAGGATGGCGTTCTTCTATG TAAACTCATAAATGTAGCTGTACCTAATACTATAGATGAGCGAGCCATCAATACTAAGAAGGTTCTAAATCCATGGGAGAGGAACGAGAACCATACCCTTTGCCTCAATTCTGCAAAGGCAATTGGGTGCACTGTGGTCAACATTGGCACTCAAGACCTGATTGAAGCTAGA CCTCATCTAGTTGTTGGGTTGATGTGCCAAATAATAAAG ATACAATTGTTATCTGATCTTGATATAAAGAAGACTCCTCAACTTGTTGAGCTGATGGAGGATTCCACG GATGTAGAGGAGCTTATGGGATTAGCCCCAGAGAAAGTTCTTCTGAAATGGATGAACTTTCATCTGAAGAGAGCAGGATTCGAGAAAGAGGTTACGAATTTTTCCTCAGATTTGAAG GACGGAGAAGCTTATGCTCATCTGCTCAATGCACTTGCCCCAGAACTTGGCACAAACTCAACATTGGAAACAACAGATCCGACTGAAAGAGCAAAACTGATCATTGAGCAAGCTGAAAAACTAGATTGTAAAAGATATGTTACTCCAAAAGACATCGTTGAGGGATCGGCAAATCTAAATCTTGCATTTGTTGCTCAAATATTTCAACACAG AAATGGACTATCAGAATCAGTGGACCAGTCGAAGGTACCAATGGCTGAAATGGAGGAAGATGATGCTCAAACTTCACGAGAGGAGAGATGCTTCCGGTTGTGGATTAACAGCCTTGGGATTGAAACCCACGTCAATAATGTATTTGACAATGTCAGGGGAGG ATGTGTTCTACTGGAAGTACTTGAAAAAGCTTCTCCTGGATCTGTAAACTGGAAGCAAGTTCCAAAACCTCCTCTTAATTCGTTCAAGAAACTTGAGAATTGCAACCAAGCTGTGAGTGTTGGGAAGGATTTGAACTTCTCCCTAGTGAATATAGCtggaaatgatattttgcaagGAAACAAGAAGCTCATAATAT CTTTTCTGTGGCAGTTAATGAGATTTACCATGATCCAACTGTTAAAAAACTTGAGACAGCATTCTCAAGGAAAGGAAATTGGAGATGCTGACATACTGAATTGGGCAAACGAAAAAGTCAAGAAATCTGGTAGAAGTTCCCAAATGGAAAGCTTCAAG GATAAAAACCTCGCAACTGGGAGATTCTTTCTTGAGCTTTTAAGTTCCGTGGAGCCAAGGGTGGTCAACTGGGCCCTAGTTACAAAGGGAACAACTG atgaagataaaaaatcaaatgcaaCATATATAATCAGTGTCGCACGAAAGCTTGGATGCTCCATATTCTTATTACCTGAGGATATAATTGAG GTGAACCAGAAGATGATGCTGACCCTTACAGCAAGCATCATGTATTGGAGCCTGCAGAAGAAGGTGGGAGATACTGAGCCGCCATCTCCTAGCCAGCGATCTGAGCCACCATCTCCTAGCCCGCAATCTGAGCCTCCATCTCCTAGTCTACACAATAACCAGCCACCACCATCTCCAAGAGGTGATGATGTCTAG